The genomic stretch TCTAAACATGATAGAATTTCATTGAGGAATATGTTTTTGAAGCATTTCAATCCCTATTTGACTCGAGCAATTCAAGAATCAAGTGAGatgactcacttttcttttgATTTGTGTTTCTCAATTTTGTTGTGTTTAACATTTAGATGTTTGTTTCAACATTAGGAGCTGAGCAGAAGCATAGTGTTGAGATGTATGCTGTTTTGGAGCAACTGAGACAGAAGGATGAGAAGCTGGAGGCATACAACTGGCGGTTGATGAGCTCGGAGCTTGAATCAAGGCGGCTGAAGTCGCACATTCAAGTGCTTGATAGCGACATTGCACACCTCAGGCAGGATATCGCCAAGTTGGAAGAGCAGCTGATTACGCGTTCTGCGCCTCCAGATCCCCGTAGGCTGAGCTGCAATACTCCGGGGGATGATACAGTTTGGTCGAAAGTAAAGGTGGTTAAGCGAAAACCAGGACACGCGATGGTCAAGGCAGATGAAGCAGCAGCCTCAGAGAACGAGCTGCAGGATATCGTTTTGACACTCGAACAAGGCCAAACTTCAACCAAAACTAATTGTACATGGAAGATGGATGTTCATGCTCTTGGAGTCTCATACAAAGTGAAGAGACTTAGGCAGCAGCTCTTGGTGCTGGAGAGGCTGGCTGGGAAGGAAAAGGCTTCGGAAAATGGTGAAATCAACGCGCGAGTGAAGGGATTCTGCGCACTCATGTCGCTCCTCAACAAGCAAGTCGAACGATACCACTCGCTGCAAGGGAAAATTGATCAACTCTGCAAGAGGATGGTACGCTTCAACTTAAGCTTAATTAGCACTAATGTGTATGAATATATTTGTATAATTTGGTTGGATGACAAAATGCAGCAAGAGAAGAAGGTGAATAATGGAGAGGATGAAACCAAAAAGATGGAGCACTTTATAGAAGAAACATTCCAACTGCAGAGGTACATAGTTGCAACAGGGCAGAAACTAATGGAGCTACAATCCATGATTGCATCCAATCTTGTTGCTGAGGCAGAGGACATTGAGAAGCATGGGAGCTTCGACATCGAGAGATTTGGCGACAGTTTGAAGACGCTCTTCCGCGAAACTCAGAGAGGGATTGAGGTTCGGATATCTCGAATCATAGGTGATCTGGAAGGAACTCTGGCACGAGACGGTTTCACCACATGGCAGAAACTGTAAAAATATGGCTAGAATTGATCTGAGGCTTTCTTAGTTTTCTCAACTAATGTAGGGCTTTCTGTTCACAAAAATGTGCACAGATTGATGGAAGTTGCTAACTTACTACTGCATTGTATATGTATCAGTATCATTAACTAGTTGAGAAATTTGGGAATTCAAGAATAGCATATGCTAGTTCTCATTGCAGTTTTACAATCACTATAGtagtaaaaaactaaaaatgacATTTTCAACCATTATTACTTATGAACTACTTATGCAATTGAAACAAGCAATCTCTTAAATAAAAGTCCGACTCATGTTGCATAGTACAtgatatatgtatgtatatgtaaCAATATTTTCTTATAAATGTATATCCTATTTAGGTAACTGTATTTTTACCTAAAAGAAAGCAAGTTCACCAACAAGCCATTTATTAATGAGACGTTTCACATAAATCACAATAGAAGAAGTGCATCTTTTAGTCTTCTCTTGATTCGAAAACCATTATTAAGCACCTTGAAACTCATTTATTCAATATTGACCAACCTCTTACATTTAAAATTCCAACTTACCGTTACAAACCACTTGTTCACTCTCGTGAGCAGTTGAAGCGAGGAGCCTCTCATTCAAACACATTTATATCCCCAaccaatttatatttatacatatatgtCACTCTCCCCTGCGGAAAGAGACGGACTAGGCTGCTACCATGGGCGTCAAAGCAGAAGATCTCGACCAGCCTAAACTAACTCTATCTAAACTCCCACACTGCAAGCCCTCGCCGCAGCACATGCAGACGCCGCCGCTCCGCCCCCTCGTTTCGATCCCGTTCCACTGGGAGGAGGCGCCGGGAAGGCCTAGGGGCGGAGATGCAACGAAGAGCAAAGCGGCGAGGTGTCTGGAGCTGCCGCCGAGGCTGCTGCAGGAGGAGGGTAAAATGACCATGACGCCCTCGCCCACAACGGTGCTGGATGGGCCCTATGTGGGCCGGTCGCTGTCGCTGGCCTGCACGTTTTCGTTCAGGAAAGGGCCGGTTTTTGGCCGGGAGGATGGGAAGAGGAATATGGGGTCGGGGAGGTGGGGAAGCTTTAGGGAGGTGAGACGGTGTGGGGAGGGTAGTATGGACTTTTCGCAGTCGCTTGGGGATATATTTAGGAGTGAGGATGGTGGTGATGGTTGTGTGAAGATCACAAGAGTTAGGAGGAGGAAGAGTTTCTTTAGATTGTCTACATTTAACTCCAATTCCAAGTATTTGTGggtaggttttttttttaatttctaaattaaatcatttttaatcagAAAATTAAAGTTGTTGATGATGAGCTACTAGTGTTTTGTGAATCTAAATTTGCAGGGTGATATTTATGCAAGTTTTAAGCAGGTGGTGCCGTGGAGGCGTAGTAGCCAATGAGAAGgagatgatgaggaagaaaaTTCAAGCAAGAAAATGTTGAATTTTCCTTTCTCCCACGGTTTTATACATACAACTTTTTTAATTCCATGTAAttaatgtcttttttttatcatctgCTGCTACTGtttttttaatactagtatGTTTTAAGAGGGAAACATGAAATCGTATTTTAGTAATGAGAAGCTGCTGTATCTTTTTATTAGTAGATCATATCAGTTTTTACCTTTAAATTGACGAAATTAAATAGAGTAAAGGGATCAACAAAATTGCATCtgctctttttcttttcttgataTATAGTTGGaatgtagtagtaatttataAGAGACCCCTTTATATATCTTGTAGTATTATTATTCAAAACCTTTTCATCGCCTTTCCGAAAAAACACTATGTTTTCTTTTGAAAGAAATCCAAGTGTAATTAACAATTTGATACGagtctattattattattatttagtttagatatattagggattatcatatcttttcttatatttatttcttggtcattaagttagggtagtagttctagtattataaataggatagattgttatatttttagtcaTTCATCCAATTAATAAGAATATTGATTTTGCCCAACAACTCGTTCTAAACTTACAAACCCTAGCATTCGTGCTGCCCGACGGGAGATCCCCGCGCACAGCAGAAGCTTTGTCCGCCGACCCGAAGTCAGGGCGCCGGAGAGTTCCTTGATCGTTGGAGAGAAGCCATCGATCGCGGTTAAGGGGAAAgacccttaacaactggtgctttcattggtTTACTCATGTCCCGCTTCCATAGCAACGGGAAATCAATGTGGGGGGGTCACCGCCCCGACACTTTTCCAGACGGGCAGGTTGCACGTCGTGGTCGGATCGGCTGGTAAGGATGTAACTGCTGAACGACCTGAGGAGGGTCGTATTGACGACGGTgatagtcgtatgacatgttgacggattgaggcgtggctgtggtggatgatgatcgGCTGACTTCGACGCGAcacgcgggaatccttcccgtcgggcgttgcagaagtagagttgtccggcggctagagctcggcggacaggcgggactcgacaaccaaagcagttgctgtgcgcggaatgtttccgtcgggcagctgtgtagcttcggttcgagatggtgggagggtgagatcacgatgaaagc from Salvia splendens isolate huo1 chromosome 4, SspV2, whole genome shotgun sequence encodes the following:
- the LOC121797641 gene encoding myosin-10-like, which encodes MEEKGMFIGVSCALFALRLLSDPELCDERWSEIRNRMLKGSALVGLLVWTVQRNVVTVENAKLLSKLESAQMEIAELKKRRSEDAKANEKVVSIFAAREQSWFDERRKLSHQIFNLMNDLKVVEAKREMSVTELGDKMNEIEVILQLKDKMIEDAERRRLESEEKLKAAQDLAEELRESLKSRISEISKHKAAIVEMGQSIRQTEELVEEKEQLVLVNQRLSVEIVRLHKDLERRSNSDAAEKQMLLKEVRSSKVRRKQAEAEAARWKAVAESKHDRISLRNMFLKHFNPYLTRAIQESRAEQKHSVEMYAVLEQLRQKDEKLEAYNWRLMSSELESRRLKSHIQVLDSDIAHLRQDIAKLEEQLITRSAPPDPRRLSCNTPGDDTVWSKVKVVKRKPGHAMVKADEAAASENELQDIVLTLEQGQTSTKTNCTWKMDVHALGVSYKVKRLRQQLLVLERLAGKEKASENGEINARVKGFCALMSLLNKQVERYHSLQGKIDQLCKRMQEKKVNNGEDETKKMEHFIEETFQLQRYIVATGQKLMELQSMIASNLVAEAEDIEKHGSFDIERFGDSLKTLFRETQRGIEVRISRIIGDLEGTLARDGFTTWQKL
- the LOC121800182 gene encoding uncharacterized protein At4g00950-like isoform X1 yields the protein MGVKAEDLDQPKLTLSKLPHCKPSPQHMQTPPLRPLVSIPFHWEEAPGRPRGGDATKSKAARCLELPPRLLQEEGKMTMTPSPTTVLDGPYVGRSLSLACTFSFRKGPVFGREDGKRNMGSGRWGSFREVRRCGEGSMDFSQSLGDIFRSEDGGDGCVKITRVRRRKSFFRLSTFNSNSKYLWCFVNLNLQGDIYASFKQVVPWRRSSQ
- the LOC121800182 gene encoding uncharacterized protein At4g00950-like isoform X2; translated protein: MGVKAEDLDQPKLTLSKLPHCKPSPQHMQTPPLRPLVSIPFHWEEAPGRPRGGDATKSKAARCLELPPRLLQEEGKMTMTPSPTTVLDGPYVGRSLSLACTFSFRKGPVFGREDGKRNMGSGRWGSFREVRRCGEGSMDFSQSLGDIFRSEDGGDGCVKITRVRRRKSFFRLSTFNSNSKYLWGDIYASFKQVVPWRRSSQ
- the LOC121800182 gene encoding uncharacterized protein At4g00950-like isoform X3 — protein: MGVKAEDLDQPKLTLSKLPHCKPSPQHMQTPPLRPLVSIPFHWEEAPGRPRGGDATKSKAARCLELPPRLLQEEGKMTMTPSPTTVLDGPYVGRSLSLACTFSFRKGPVFGREDGKRNMGSGRWGSFREVRRCGEGSMDFSQSLGDIFRSEDGGDGCVKITRVRRRKSFFRLSTFNSNSKYLWVVPWRRSSQ